Proteins encoded in a region of the Clostridia bacterium genome:
- a CDS encoding aspartate carbamoyltransferase regulatory subunit, translating into MNIDSIKDGVVIDHIPAGLGMEIYHFLHLDELDCSVALMKNVTSKKMGKKDIIKVDALMDSNLDVVAYFDTNITINVIKNGLRVEKKKPNLPEKLVNIITCKNPRCITTTEQEIQQIFKLTDREKRIYRCIYCESGAKK; encoded by the coding sequence ATGAATATTGATTCCATTAAAGACGGTGTTGTAATCGACCACATTCCTGCAGGTCTTGGTATGGAAATTTATCATTTTCTGCACTTAGATGAGCTGGATTGTTCGGTTGCGCTTATGAAAAATGTAACCAGTAAAAAAATGGGCAAAAAAGATATCATCAAGGTGGACGCTTTGATGGATTCGAATTTAGACGTGGTAGCTTATTTTGATACAAACATCACCATTAATGTAATTAAAAACGGATTGCGTGTTGAAAAGAAAAAACCGAATCTTCCTGAAAAACTCGTGAATATTATCACTTGCAAAAATCCGCGCTGCATTACAACCACAGAACAGGAAATTCAGCAGATTTTCAAACTGACTGACCGGGAAAAACGTATCTACAGATGTATTTATTGCGAATCCGGTGCAAAAAAATAA